The following are from one region of the Actinoplanes sp. L3-i22 genome:
- a CDS encoding bifunctional diguanylate cyclase/phosphodiesterase, translating into MRGRGRSLLTTVSLAVVLLALAGYVLQGTISTTRATRQQSAALVVDEKFTEARIAVAMQEVNLRHYQVEPSVAVRSRFVQVADSAERNLTELGRSADERIRQDARSLLTGQVAYRLLAEQLIDKVAGSDPDYMQFDRLQLTPAYYSLQNDVDAIARSYHEYAQQQVTMLRNTQGRLLVGTAIGFGAGLTLVAMIMRMILGYQRRLVERAADSRYQALHDALTGLPNRTLFQQNLQEALDRAGDPVTLMVIDLDGFKAVNDTIGHHAGDQVLIEAGRRLAGQVGAPGVVARLGGDEFAVLIPSVTGLPEAVGLADRLVAELNRDFRVEGQLAAVGGSVGVALSPVDSADELFRHADTAMYRAKRRGGGVAVYDPGTDVNEQDDRMRLFADLRVLLETGDPDGQLQLWYQPQVRLSDGQVTAVEALVRWQHPTHGLVMPATLLPVAERGGLETALTYHLLAVAARQAAAWRATGWSCRVSVNVSPGALGDDRFAETVQATIVAAGLPAELLCLELTETGIMADSGSALRTLRRISESGVAVSVDDFGTGFSSLLQLRDVPADELKIDRTFVRNLAEGTPDAIMVRSATDLGHNLGLQVVAEGVEDLATLTRLREIGCDFAQGYLLSHPVPPDDLRAACRRAEAVLSGAIV; encoded by the coding sequence ATGCGAGGCCGTGGCCGCAGCCTTCTGACGACGGTGTCGCTGGCCGTCGTCCTGCTGGCCCTGGCGGGGTATGTGCTGCAGGGCACGATCAGCACGACCCGGGCCACCCGCCAGCAGAGCGCCGCCCTGGTCGTCGACGAGAAGTTCACCGAGGCCCGGATCGCCGTGGCGATGCAGGAGGTGAACCTGCGGCACTACCAGGTCGAGCCGTCGGTGGCGGTCCGCAGCCGGTTCGTGCAGGTGGCCGACAGCGCCGAACGGAACCTGACCGAGCTCGGCCGGTCGGCGGACGAGCGGATCCGGCAGGACGCCCGGAGCCTGCTGACCGGGCAGGTCGCGTACCGCCTGCTCGCCGAGCAGCTGATCGACAAGGTGGCCGGCAGCGACCCGGACTACATGCAGTTCGACCGGCTCCAGTTGACGCCGGCCTACTACTCGCTGCAGAACGACGTGGACGCGATCGCCCGCTCGTACCACGAGTACGCCCAGCAGCAGGTGACGATGCTGCGGAACACCCAGGGCCGGCTGCTGGTCGGCACCGCGATCGGGTTCGGCGCCGGCCTGACCCTGGTCGCGATGATCATGCGGATGATCCTGGGCTACCAGCGCCGGCTGGTCGAGCGGGCCGCGGACAGCCGCTACCAGGCCCTGCACGACGCGCTGACCGGGCTGCCCAACCGCACGCTGTTCCAGCAGAACCTGCAGGAGGCGCTGGACCGGGCCGGCGACCCGGTGACGCTGATGGTGATCGACCTGGACGGGTTCAAGGCGGTGAACGACACGATCGGCCATCACGCCGGCGACCAGGTGCTGATCGAGGCGGGCCGGCGGCTGGCCGGGCAGGTCGGCGCCCCCGGCGTGGTGGCCCGGCTGGGCGGCGACGAGTTCGCGGTGCTGATCCCGAGCGTGACCGGCCTGCCGGAGGCCGTCGGGCTCGCCGACCGGCTGGTGGCCGAGCTGAACCGGGACTTCCGGGTGGAGGGCCAGCTGGCCGCGGTCGGCGGCAGCGTGGGCGTCGCGCTCAGCCCGGTGGACAGCGCCGACGAGCTGTTCCGGCACGCCGACACCGCGATGTACCGCGCCAAGCGCCGCGGCGGCGGGGTCGCCGTCTACGACCCGGGCACCGACGTCAACGAGCAGGACGACCGGATGCGCCTGTTCGCGGATCTGCGGGTGCTGCTCGAGACCGGGGACCCGGACGGCCAGCTGCAGCTCTGGTACCAGCCGCAGGTGCGGCTCTCGGACGGGCAGGTCACCGCGGTCGAGGCGCTGGTCCGCTGGCAGCACCCCACCCACGGTCTGGTCATGCCGGCCACGCTGCTGCCGGTCGCCGAGCGCGGCGGCCTGGAGACCGCGCTCACCTATCACCTGCTGGCGGTGGCCGCCCGGCAGGCCGCGGCCTGGCGGGCGACCGGCTGGTCGTGCCGGGTCTCGGTCAACGTGTCGCCCGGCGCGCTCGGCGACGACCGCTTCGCCGAGACCGTGCAGGCCACGATCGTCGCCGCCGGACTGCCCGCCGAGCTGCTCTGCCTGGAGCTGACCGAGACCGGGATCATGGCCGACTCCGGCTCGGCGCTGCGGACGCTGCGCCGGATCAGCGAGAGCGGCGTCGCGGTGTCGGTCGACGACTTCGGCACCGGCTTCTCGTCGCTGCTCCAGCTGCGGGACGTGCCCGCCGACGAGCTGAAGATCGACCGGACGTTCGTCCGGAACCTGGCCGAGGGCACGCCGGACGCGATCATGGTGCGGAGCGCCACCGACCTCGGCCACAACCTGGGTCTCCAGGTGGTGGCCGAGGGGGTGGAGGACCTCGCGACGCTCACCCGGCTGCGGGAGATCGGCTGCGACTTCGCCCAGGGCTACCTGCTGAGCCACCCGGTCCCGCCGGATGACCTGCGGGCGGCCTGCCGGCGGGCCGAGGCGGTGCTCTCCGGCGCGATCGTCTGA